A genomic region of Papaver somniferum cultivar HN1 chromosome 7, ASM357369v1, whole genome shotgun sequence contains the following coding sequences:
- the LOC113297157 gene encoding pentatricopeptide repeat-containing protein At2g44880-like codes for MRVVEQQSLWSPTERKCLSLLQRPNTRSSILQIHGFMLINSLDSNVNLLTKFINACCSITTAGKSSYRNATILHARRVFDLRIHKHDTFLCNSMIKGYNDNDQFKESITLYKHLRNETLFVPDSYTFPFLFKSCGCYLAVKEANQLHDQVVKMGLCSDLFVSTALVDMHVRLGNLVFAEQLFDEMPQRNQVCWTTLFIGFAKSGDTNKSKELFDLMPEKDSAAYNAMIDAYVKSGDLSAAKDLFGKMPERNVVSWTTLISGCCRNGDLVTARSLFDEMPEKNLVSWNAMISGYCQNKQPNKALDLFRDMQSDSPLEPDEVTIVSILPAIADFGAIDFGSWVHEFVRRKKLDRSSNVCTALVDMYSKCGEILKAKQFFDGMSNKATTSWNAMINGFAINGFAKEALEVLNEMQSEGFKPNSVTFVAVLSACNHGGLVDEGRKWFAAMEQFGVTPRIEHYGCMIDILGRSGFLDEAEKLIEGIGTEVNGIILSSFMFACSCHGDVFKAEKVMKKAFELEPLNDGNYVMMRNLYAGERRWRDVEDMKVLMRKNKAKKEAGCSVVEINNRVWEFASGDRMHSQWELVHRVLGQLGMHM; via the coding sequence ATGAGAGTAGTAGAACAACAGTCACTCTGGAGTCCAACAGAGAGGAAATGTCTCTCTCTCTTACAAAGACCAAACACTAGAAGCTCTATCCTTCAAATCCATGGTTTCATGCTTATAAATTCCTTAGATTCTAATGTAAATCTCTTAACGAAATTCATCAATGCTTGTTGTTCAATCACCACTGCTGGCAAATCTTCCTACCGAAATGCCACAATTCTACATGCTCGCCGTGTTTTCGATCTCCGGATTCATAAACATGACACATTcttatgtaattcaatgatcaaagGGTATAATGACAATGACCAATTTAAAGAGTCTATTACTCTCTATAAACATCTTAGAAATGAAACTCTCTTCGTTCCTGATAGTTATACTTTTCCATTTTTGTTCAAGTCTTGTGGATGTTATTTAGCCGTTAAAGAGGCTAATCAGCTCCATGATCAAGTTGTTAAAATGGGTTTGTGTTCTGATTTATTTGTATCAACCGCATTGGTTGATATGCATGTGAGGTTAGGAAATTTAGTGTTCGCTGAACAATTGTTTGATGAAATGCCTCAAAGAAATCAAGTTTGTTGGACAACTTTGTTTATTGGGTTTGCAAAATCAGGCGATACTAATAAATCAAAGGAATTGTTTGATTTAATGCCCGAAAAAGATTCAGCAGCTTATAATGCGATGATAGATGCGTATGTCAAATCGGGGGATCTGAGTGCGGCTAAGGATTTGTTTGGTAAAATGCCTGAAAGAAACGTTGTTTCATGGACTACTTTGATATCTGGGTGTTGTAGAAATGGTGATCTTGTTACAGCTAGATCACTATTCGATGAAATGCCTGAAAAGAATCTTGTTTCGTGGAATGCAATGATCAGTGGCTATTGCCAGAATAAGCAACCAAATAAAGCGTTAGATTTGTTTAGAGATATGCAATCAGATTCACCTCTTGAACCAGATGAAGTTACAATTGTGAGCATTCTACCAGCCATTGCTGATTTTGGTGCTATAGATTTTGGAAGTTGGGTTCATGAGTTTGTTCGAAGGAAAAAACTTGACCGGTCAAGCAATGTATGCACTGCATTAGTGGATATGTATTCGAAATGTGGTGAAATTCTGAAAGCAAAACAATTTTTCGATGGCATGTCAAATAAAGCAACTACCTcttggaatgccatgatcaatgGGTTTGCTATTAATGGGTTTGCTAAGGAAGCATTGGAGGTGCTTAATGAGATGCAAAGTGAAGGCTTTAAACCGAATTCAGTCACATTTGTCGCAGTGTTATCTGCCTGTAATCATGGAGGTCTTGTTGATGAAGGCAGAAAATGGTTTGCGGCAATGGAACAGTTTGGGGTCACGCCAAGAATTGAGCATTATGGGTGTATGATAGATATATTAGGAAGATCTGGGTTTTTAGATGAAGCGGAAAAACTGATTGAAGGGATTGGTACAGAAGTTAATGGAATAATTTTGAGTTCATTTATGTTCGCGTGTAGTTGCCATGGTGATGTTTTTAAAGCCGAAAAGGTAATGAAGAAGGCATTTGAATTGGAACCTCTGAATGACGGGAATTATGTGATGATGAGAAACTTGTATGCTGGAGAGAGAAGATGGAGAGATGTGGAGGACATGAAGGTATTAATGAggaaaaacaaagccaagaaaGAGGCTGGTTGTAGTGTTGTTGAAATTAACAACAGGGTTTGGGAGTTTGCCTCAGGGGATAGAATGCATTCACAGTGGGAACTGGTACACAGGGTTCTAGGACAATTAGGAATGCACATGTAG
- the LOC113297158 gene encoding uncharacterized protein LOC113297158, translated as MGMLMSVMGKGVPSVSTLTDTLYGQFVKKDVKEFDDFHIAVLDIFSTVNAALPGKHYDVPPLDVVESFYDRWKSRKEEEKKDLFVKFMTSNISLSTLDDVTIMLGVAAPPAAMAMKRAGESIPQLNMIKVIPDVIFVPTATLITLISLKLSRRAAQRKQISDAYEEGKK; from the exons ATGGGAATGCTTATGAGTGTGATGGGGAAAG gGGTTCCTTCAGTGAGCACGTTAACAGATACGCTTTATGGGCAATTTGTTAAAAAAGATGTCAAAGAATTTGATGACTTCCATATTGCTGTCCTTGATATCTTCAG CACGGTGAATGCCGCATTGCCTGGAAAGCATTACGATGTACCACCACTTGATGTCGTGGAG AGTTTTTACGATAGATGGAAAAGCCGCAAGGAAGAGGAGAAAAAGGATTTATTTGTGAAATTTATGACGTCTAATATAAGTCTTAGTACATTGGACGATGTCACAATAATGTTAGGAGTAGCAGCACCACCAGCAGCCATGGCAATGAAAAGAGCAGGAGAATCTATTCCACAGCTTAATATGATCAAAGTAATTCCTGACGTTATCTTTGTACCTACTGCAACTTTGATAACCTTAATTTCTTTGAAACTCTCAAGAAGGGCAGCTCAAAGGAAACAAATCAGTGATGCATATGAGGAAGGGAAAAAATGA